The following are encoded together in the Pectobacterium punjabense genome:
- a CDS encoding porin has protein sequence MMKRNILAVVIPALLVAGAANAAEIYNKDANKLDLTGRVHAGYAFQNQSAENTDNTNARLGFKGQTQITSDLTGYGTFEYQFDANNTESTNNDEGKTRKAFAGLKFADFGSFDYGRNTGVAYNGLAYTDVLPENGGDSSVTDTLTGRIGNAATFNTSNFFGLVDGLGFGLQYIAKDENDGDNKISRLDRQHGDAWATSLSYDTDFGVGVVASYGAYDRTEDQQAAAFGAKGDRADVWATGLKYDANNVYVAATYGEARNFYRSSSTFGIADESKVFELVAQYNFDFGLTPTVAYVSRKDKINNVANDYAVKYASVGATYAFNKNFSTYVEYDISLLDKDRTKSFNQENSDRVDVGVIYQF, from the coding sequence ATGATGAAACGCAACATTCTTGCAGTAGTAATCCCAGCTCTGTTAGTCGCAGGCGCTGCCAACGCAGCAGAAATCTATAATAAAGATGCGAACAAGCTGGATCTGACTGGTCGTGTACACGCAGGCTATGCGTTCCAAAACCAAAGCGCAGAGAATACAGACAACACCAACGCACGTCTGGGCTTTAAAGGCCAGACTCAGATCACCAGCGATCTGACTGGTTACGGTACTTTTGAATACCAGTTCGATGCTAACAACACCGAAAGTACAAATAATGATGAAGGCAAAACCCGTAAGGCGTTTGCTGGACTGAAATTTGCTGATTTCGGCTCTTTCGACTACGGCCGTAACACCGGTGTCGCTTACAACGGTCTGGCTTATACTGACGTACTGCCAGAAAACGGCGGCGACAGCAGCGTTACTGATACCCTGACTGGCCGTATCGGTAATGCAGCAACTTTCAACACTTCCAATTTCTTTGGTCTGGTTGACGGTTTAGGTTTCGGTCTGCAATATATCGCTAAAGACGAGAACGACGGTGATAACAAAATTTCACGTCTGGATCGCCAACATGGTGATGCATGGGCGACGTCTCTGTCCTACGATACCGATTTCGGCGTAGGTGTAGTTGCCTCTTACGGTGCATATGACCGTACTGAAGACCAGCAAGCTGCTGCTTTTGGCGCTAAAGGCGACCGTGCTGACGTATGGGCAACTGGCCTGAAATACGATGCTAACAACGTCTATGTTGCAGCAACTTACGGCGAAGCTCGTAATTTCTACCGTTCTAGCAGCACATTTGGAATTGCTGATGAGAGCAAAGTTTTCGAACTGGTTGCACAATACAACTTCGATTTCGGTTTAACACCTACCGTTGCTTACGTATCTCGTAAAGACAAAATTAATAACGTTGCCAACGACTACGCTGTTAAATATGCAAGCGTTGGTGCAACTTACGCATTCAACAAAAACTTCTCTACCTATGTTGAGTACGACATCAGCCTGCTTGATAAAGACCGTACTAAGTCATTTAATCAAGAAAACAGCGACCGTGTAGACGTTGGTGTAATTTACCAGTTCTAA